The proteins below come from a single Miscanthus floridulus cultivar M001 chromosome 1, ASM1932011v1, whole genome shotgun sequence genomic window:
- the LOC136461338 gene encoding tryptophan--tRNA ligase, chloroplastic/mitochondrial-like, producing the protein MASDILLYQSDLVPVGEDQTQHLELTREIAERVNNLYGGRKWKKLGGRGGLLFKVPEALIPPAGARVMSLTDGLSKMSKSAPSDQSRINLLDPKDVRI; encoded by the exons ATGGCTTCTGACATCCTTTTGTACCAG TCCGATCTGGTACCTGTTGGTGAAGATCAAACACAACATTTGGAATTAACTCGTGAAATAGCTGAGCGTGTAAATAATCTTTATGGTGGAAGAAAGTGGAAGAAATTGGGAGG GAGAGGGGGTTTGCTATTTAAG GTTCCTGAAGCTCTTATTCCTCCAGCAGGGGCTCGTGTTATGTCCCTAACTGATGGTCTCTCCAAG ATGTCCAAGTCTGCTCCTTCAGATCAGTCTCGTATTAACCTTCTTGACCCAAAAGATGTAAGGATCTAA